In a single window of the Acidobacteriota bacterium genome:
- the argS gene encoding arginine--tRNA ligase: MILSIQNTIRTRVIAAVTDLYGLSPADLPYVTLAETPSRALGDLAVPLAFELARRLRKAPKLIGQDIAARLGEIPGIARVSCAANGYLNFYFDRVAYLDDRLSGRVSAVVTSQGPAKAIVEHTAINPNKAAHIGHLRNAALGDTLVRALRFLGNPVEIQNYIDDTGVQVADVVVGFRHLERHTLAAVEALADEPRFDYYCWDLYARVTEWYADDKERLAIRARTLHDLEHGDGETAAIAAFVADRIVRCHLKTMARLNVQYDLLTWEGDILRLQFWNRAFETLKSQGTVYMQPSGRLAGCWVMRIEDETPAAAEPDGESAGDAPDATPIDDDDQSEKVIVRSNGTVTYVGKDIAYQFWKFGLLGRDFHYRLFGEEGKDGPLWATASSPTPDEALRPAFGNGHTVYNVIDVRQSYLQKLLKQALAAAGHPGEAERSIHFSYEMVALSHQTARQLGYETEASDATKPFVEVSGRKGLGVKADDLLDTLIAKARGEVTRRSPELPPDEQQRTAEMIAVAAVRYFLVRFSRGKVIAFDIDEALSFEGESGPYLQYAVVRANNIFQKLSDRDGLDEAHVTARLPTTDPAELSDSLDEHGLWALVLESSRLDDVAQQAVRGLEFSVLAKWAFGLAQLFNAYYHRYPVLNEERGDAKLWRAAGVAYFRNQMTRALDLMGIEVPARM; the protein is encoded by the coding sequence ATGATCTTATCGATTCAGAACACGATTCGGACCCGCGTGATCGCCGCCGTCACGGACTTGTACGGCTTGTCGCCAGCCGATCTGCCCTATGTGACGCTGGCGGAAACGCCCAGCCGCGCGCTTGGCGATCTGGCGGTGCCGCTGGCCTTCGAACTGGCCCGCCGCCTGCGAAAGGCTCCGAAGCTCATCGGCCAGGACATCGCCGCGCGGCTCGGGGAGATTCCCGGGATCGCGCGAGTGAGCTGCGCGGCCAATGGCTATTTGAACTTCTATTTCGATCGCGTCGCGTACCTGGACGACCGGCTGTCGGGACGGGTCTCTGCTGTTGTGACCTCCCAGGGGCCGGCGAAGGCCATCGTCGAGCACACCGCGATCAACCCCAACAAGGCCGCCCATATCGGCCACCTGCGCAACGCCGCCCTGGGCGACACGTTGGTGCGCGCGCTCAGGTTCCTCGGGAACCCCGTCGAAATTCAGAACTACATCGATGACACGGGCGTGCAGGTCGCCGACGTCGTGGTGGGCTTCCGGCACCTCGAGCGGCACACCCTCGCCGCCGTCGAAGCCCTCGCCGATGAACCGCGTTTCGACTACTACTGCTGGGATCTCTACGCGCGGGTGACCGAGTGGTACGCTGACGACAAGGAACGGCTCGCCATCCGGGCTCGAACGTTGCACGATCTCGAGCATGGCGACGGCGAGACCGCCGCGATTGCCGCCTTCGTCGCCGATCGCATCGTCCGCTGCCATCTCAAGACGATGGCCCGGCTCAATGTTCAGTACGACCTGCTCACGTGGGAAGGCGACATTCTGCGGCTCCAGTTCTGGAATCGCGCCTTCGAGACGTTGAAGTCTCAGGGCACGGTCTACATGCAGCCCTCGGGCCGGCTGGCGGGATGCTGGGTGATGCGGATCGAAGACGAGACGCCCGCCGCGGCCGAACCCGATGGCGAATCGGCAGGGGACGCGCCTGACGCGACGCCGATCGACGATGACGATCAGTCCGAGAAGGTCATCGTGCGATCCAACGGGACCGTGACCTACGTCGGCAAGGACATCGCGTACCAGTTCTGGAAGTTCGGCCTGCTCGGCCGGGACTTCCATTACAGGCTGTTTGGCGAGGAGGGAAAGGACGGCCCTCTCTGGGCCACCGCATCATCGCCGACACCCGACGAGGCGTTGCGGCCGGCGTTCGGCAACGGGCACACGGTCTACAACGTGATCGACGTGCGGCAATCCTATCTGCAGAAGCTCCTGAAGCAGGCGCTGGCCGCCGCCGGCCATCCTGGCGAAGCGGAACGCTCCATCCATTTCTCGTACGAGATGGTGGCGCTCTCGCATCAGACGGCGCGGCAGCTCGGCTACGAAACCGAAGCGAGCGACGCGACAAAGCCGTTTGTCGAGGTGTCGGGGCGGAAGGGCCTGGGCGTCAAAGCCGACGACCTGCTCGATACGCTGATCGCGAAGGCCCGGGGCGAAGTCACCAGGCGCAGTCCGGAACTCCCGCCCGACGAGCAGCAGCGGACCGCCGAGATGATCGCGGTGGCGGCCGTGCGGTATTTTCTCGTGCGGTTCTCGCGAGGCAAGGTCATCGCCTTCGACATCGACGAGGCGTTGAGCTTCGAGGGTGAGAGCGGCCCCTACCTGCAGTATGCCGTTGTTCGCGCCAACAATATCTTCCAGAAGCTGAGCGACCGCGACGGCCTGGACGAGGCACACGTGACGGCGCGATTGCCGACGACCGATCCGGCTGAACTGTCCGACAGTCTGGATGAGCATGGGCTTTGGGCGCTTGTGCTCGAGAGTTCGCGGCTCGACGATGTGGCGCAGCAGGCCGTGCGCGGCCTCGAGTTCTCGGTGCTGGCCAAGTGGGCGTTTGGACTGGCACAACTGTTCAACGCGTACTATCATCGCTATCCCGTCCTGAACGAGGAGCGCGGGGACGCGAAGCTCTGGCGGGCAGCGGGGGTGGCATACTTCCGCAATCAGATGACGCGGGCTCTGGATCTGATGGGCATCGAGGTGCCGGCGCGGATGTAG
- a CDS encoding molybdenum cofactor guanylyltransferase, which yields MSTAAILAGGRARRLGGRDKSQLVIGGRTILDRQLHVLHRVVDHVIVVANDPARFAGLGLPVFGDLVPDAGALGGIYTALALAKEPVMVVACDMPYLTAPFLTYVMAAAEDADLAVPRSADGYHPLCACYTQACAGPIRQRLDDGVLKVLDLFDDVHVRTIDPVELAAFDPDGLLLFNVNTPDDLARAERGRRRTC from the coding sequence ATGTCCACTGCAGCGATTCTTGCCGGAGGTCGTGCCCGTCGTCTCGGCGGCCGTGACAAGAGTCAACTCGTCATTGGCGGCCGGACCATTCTTGACCGCCAACTGCACGTGTTGCATCGCGTCGTCGATCACGTGATCGTGGTGGCCAACGATCCGGCTCGTTTCGCCGGTCTCGGCTTGCCGGTCTTCGGAGATCTCGTCCCCGACGCGGGCGCCCTCGGCGGGATCTACACCGCTCTGGCCCTCGCGAAGGAACCGGTGATGGTCGTCGCGTGCGACATGCCCTATCTGACGGCGCCGTTTCTGACCTACGTCATGGCAGCTGCCGAGGACGCGGATCTCGCGGTGCCCCGCTCCGCCGACGGGTATCACCCGCTCTGCGCGTGCTACACGCAGGCCTGCGCCGGCCCGATCCGGCAGCGCCTGGACGATGGAGTGCTGAAAGTGCTCGACTTGTTTGACGATGTGCACGTGCGAACCATCGACCCGGTTGAGCTCGCCGCATTCGATCCGGACGGCCTGCTGCTGTTCAATGTCAACACCCCCGACGACCTGGCACGCGCCGAACGCGGTCGTCGTCGAACCTGCTGA
- a CDS encoding tetratricopeptide repeat protein, with protein sequence MSETVIGRMLVASLHQAISELLPMRLEFYESWINSGRMRSHRVTLGAMRAVFSFLRQEEGGVYDTVMTRAGELTAQWTVEGLTPVRRAWLRRLPSWLRERAAGRLARRIAVDTWQDTRASVRWRRGRGTLVFRPSLFCDVRATSATALCRYYAAAASGVAQALNVRVDVTVDQCLARGDAHCAVTVDSSRVYRPAAIAAPLLAMACAIMPGPALAQTAVPVAASRERALVMPFESNTRDPRLSWLGEASAVVLTESLRGAGVDAIVRSERLGAFERLQVPPFAALSRATVVRIGQLVGAADVVIGSVTAEGDMLAFTARRLRLGQGRIEAPTVVRGKLPDVFVILTRLASGLAFSGVVLETGRAAPAPTPPPLAAFEAYVKGLLAQTPAAQVRFLHTALQAAPSYDVARLALWQAHTSAGEHRAALEAVRAVPDDSPVAVEARLLASVSDIRVGEYADAYRLLTGLRQRAPSAIVQNNLGVLRLRAPSLPSDAARAVTYFSDARALDPLDPDYVFNLGYATWLDGDSQSAASWLREAVRLSPADGAAHALLATVLQAAGQSAEASRELLLAQRLSSAYDSLDLRAAAASRTRGQARLKEAIEPPRAERVDATVELIGQRDQRDLAAFYLDRGRRLVDQGNDREAEGELKRALYLAPYDPDANLLVGRICLRTGRLREAIESFKISLWSQETVAAHLALAEGYLKAKLPDLARSEIERALALDPASAQAQQWLDRLKRGPGTPA encoded by the coding sequence ATGAGTGAGACGGTAATCGGTCGGATGCTCGTCGCCAGTCTCCACCAGGCCATATCTGAGCTGCTGCCGATGCGGCTCGAGTTCTACGAGTCGTGGATCAACTCCGGGCGCATGCGATCTCACCGCGTCACGCTCGGCGCGATGCGCGCGGTGTTCAGCTTCCTTCGGCAGGAAGAAGGCGGCGTGTACGACACCGTGATGACCCGGGCGGGGGAATTGACGGCGCAGTGGACCGTCGAGGGATTGACGCCGGTTCGACGGGCCTGGTTGCGCCGGCTGCCATCGTGGCTCCGGGAGCGGGCCGCGGGCAGGCTGGCGCGGCGGATCGCAGTGGACACATGGCAGGACACGCGGGCGTCGGTGCGGTGGCGTCGCGGCCGCGGAACACTGGTGTTCCGGCCGTCGCTGTTCTGTGACGTGCGAGCTACGTCGGCGACAGCACTGTGCCGGTACTACGCCGCCGCCGCCAGTGGCGTGGCGCAGGCGCTCAACGTGCGGGTCGACGTCACCGTCGACCAGTGCCTCGCCCGGGGGGACGCACATTGCGCGGTCACGGTGGATTCCAGCCGGGTGTACCGGCCGGCGGCGATCGCCGCGCCGTTGCTCGCGATGGCGTGTGCGATCATGCCCGGGCCAGCGCTGGCCCAGACGGCGGTCCCGGTGGCGGCGTCGCGAGAACGCGCGCTGGTGATGCCCTTCGAAAGTAACACGCGCGATCCGCGGTTGTCCTGGCTCGGAGAAGCGTCGGCCGTGGTGCTGACCGAGAGCCTGCGGGGCGCCGGCGTCGATGCCATTGTCCGGAGCGAACGCCTCGGCGCCTTTGAGCGATTGCAGGTGCCGCCGTTCGCCGCGCTCAGCCGGGCCACCGTCGTGCGCATCGGACAACTGGTGGGAGCTGCCGATGTCGTGATTGGATCGGTGACGGCCGAGGGAGACATGCTGGCGTTCACCGCGCGCCGCCTGCGTCTGGGGCAGGGCCGGATCGAGGCGCCGACGGTGGTTCGCGGGAAGTTGCCGGACGTGTTTGTGATTCTCACTCGGCTGGCGTCGGGCCTGGCCTTCTCGGGAGTCGTCCTTGAAACGGGGCGGGCCGCGCCCGCGCCCACGCCGCCTCCGCTGGCCGCATTCGAGGCCTACGTCAAAGGGTTGCTCGCGCAGACACCAGCGGCACAGGTGCGATTCCTGCACACCGCGCTGCAGGCGGCCCCAAGCTACGATGTCGCGCGCCTCGCGCTGTGGCAGGCGCACACATCGGCTGGTGAACATCGCGCCGCCCTCGAGGCGGTGCGGGCCGTGCCGGATGACTCGCCTGTGGCCGTCGAGGCCCGCCTGCTGGCGTCGGTATCCGACATCCGCGTCGGCGAGTACGCAGACGCGTATCGACTGCTGACCGGCCTGCGGCAGCGCGCGCCGTCCGCCATCGTCCAGAACAACCTGGGTGTGCTCCGCCTGCGAGCCCCGAGCCTGCCGTCCGACGCCGCCCGGGCGGTGACGTATTTCTCGGATGCACGCGCCCTGGATCCGCTCGATCCGGACTACGTGTTCAATCTGGGTTACGCGACGTGGCTCGACGGCGATTCGCAATCGGCGGCGTCATGGCTGCGCGAGGCCGTCCGGCTGAGTCCCGCTGACGGAGCCGCCCACGCGCTGCTCGCCACCGTGCTTCAGGCGGCCGGTCAGAGCGCCGAGGCCTCCCGCGAACTCCTGCTCGCCCAACGGCTCTCGTCGGCGTACGATTCGCTCGATCTCCGGGCGGCGGCCGCGAGCCGGACTCGAGGACAGGCGCGCCTCAAGGAGGCGATCGAGCCCCCCCGCGCGGAGCGCGTTGATGCCACCGTCGAGCTGATTGGCCAGCGCGATCAACGCGATCTGGCGGCGTTCTATCTGGATCGCGGCCGCCGCCTGGTCGATCAGGGCAACGACCGCGAAGCCGAGGGTGAGTTGAAGCGGGCCTTGTACCTGGCGCCGTATGATCCGGACGCCAATCTGCTGGTTGGTCGGATCTGCCTGCGGACAGGGCGGCTGCGGGAAGCGATCGAGTCCTTCAAGATTTCCCTCTGGAGCCAGGAGACCGTTGCGGCGCACCTGGCGCTGGCGGAGGGCTACCTCAAGGCCAAGCTGCCGGACCTGGCCCGCAGTGAGATCGAGCGGGCACTGGCGCTCGACCCGGCCTCCGCGCAGGCGCAGCAGTGGCTCGACCGGTTGAAGCGAGGCCCCGGCACGCCCGCCTGA
- a CDS encoding gamma-glutamyl-gamma-aminobutyrate hydrolase family protein has product MQPLIAIAPCRTLPDYQESIKRAGGEPRVLDPATDRAADVVKWCRGLLLTGGVDVDPARYGEPRHPSVSDIDTARDEYEIDLITKAIAADVPVLAICRGMQVMNVACGGTLVQDIPSEVFGALEHAIKTPLFGLAHEVWVVRGSVLWTLMHDELKDGEALDVNSRHHQSVKRVAVGFDLSANSPDGVIEGMERRGAKFCVGVQWHPENFWRTGEFRPLFDGFIAAAQ; this is encoded by the coding sequence ATGCAGCCATTGATTGCGATCGCCCCTTGCCGAACGCTTCCCGACTACCAGGAGTCCATCAAACGGGCTGGTGGCGAGCCCCGCGTGCTCGATCCGGCGACAGATCGCGCCGCTGATGTCGTCAAGTGGTGCCGCGGCCTGTTGCTGACAGGCGGCGTGGACGTCGATCCGGCTCGGTACGGCGAGCCTCGACATCCGTCCGTCTCCGACATCGACACCGCCCGTGATGAGTACGAGATCGACCTGATCACCAAGGCCATCGCGGCCGACGTGCCGGTCCTGGCGATCTGCCGAGGGATGCAGGTGATGAACGTCGCGTGCGGGGGCACGCTCGTGCAAGACATCCCGTCGGAGGTGTTCGGCGCGCTGGAGCACGCGATCAAGACGCCGCTGTTCGGCCTCGCCCACGAAGTGTGGGTGGTGCGCGGCAGCGTCCTGTGGACGTTGATGCACGACGAACTGAAGGATGGCGAGGCGCTCGACGTCAACAGCCGGCATCACCAGAGCGTCAAGCGCGTGGCCGTGGGGTTCGATTTGTCGGCAAACTCGCCTGATGGCGTCATCGAGGGCATGGAGCGCAGGGGCGCGAAGTTCTGCGTGGGTGTACAGTGGCACCCCGAAAACTTCTGGCGCACCGGCGAGTTCAGACCGCTGTTCGACGGATTCATCGCCGCCGCG